From the Thermoplasmata archaeon genome, the window GTGGAATTATGAAAGGAGATGCTGCAGGGAGAATAATCTCCGCTTTGATATCGGGAAAAGAAAAAGCAACGTTGTATGATGGGCAAAGCATTGTTATATCTGATCTAGGAATAAAAGATAGAAAATCGCCCATTGAAGAGTTGATAATCTAAAATAAAATAGCTTAGATAGAGTTTATTTTTTCCTTAATCTGTCTTATTTTTTCTTCTAGCATTTTCTTTTTTTCAATCAAACTTTCTTCTGCGTTAACGTTATCGACGTTTATTCTATCCTCACTTATAGATCTATCTGACCCCTTAAATTCGTGCAAAGATATTGCATTTACAGGACACACTTTTATGCACTCTCCACATCCCTTGCAAATTTCCTCCCTAACTTTTGTATATTTTTTTATAGTACCCTCAATAGCTTTTTCAGGGCAAACAGAGACGCATTTCATACATTTTATGCACTTATCATTGTCAATATGTGCTGTTATTTTCCCTTTTAAAGATTTGTTTCTAGAATAATCCAAATCTTTCCCGGATCGCTGATAACAGTTACCTCGTCTTCTGCCAGATATAGGCCCTTTTCCATATGGTCCAGTTCCATCTCTGTTAGGCGTTTTGTTCACCTCATAATTATGAATATATATTCAAAACAGATATTTAAATTTTATTTATTATTTCAATAATAAAAACATATTTAACGCAAAAAAACAATTTAAAGGATGTTATCTTTATTCGTGTTTTCGAAAAAACAGGAAAATCTGATCATTTAGAGAGTTGCAGGTCAGAACAAGATTTATCTATATGATTTAAATATTATATTTTATGAGCAAGCTAATATTTTTAGGAACTGGTGGTGGCCGATATGTAACTTTTCATCAGACCCGAGCTACTGGTGGAATATATTTAAAAAGCGATCTAAATATTCATATAGATCCTGGCCCAGGATCTCTGATACAGCTAAAAAAGGCAAAGATAGATCCGACAAAAACCGATTTGCTGCTCGTTTCACATGCCCATACAGATCATGTATCAGATGCGGCTGTATTAATTGAGGCAATGACTAATGGTGGCTTAATAAGGCACGGAAAACTGATCTGCTCAAAAAGTGTGGTGGAACAATGCTCATCAATAACATCTTTCCACAAGAAGATAATAGATTACCTGGTATTGGAAAATGGAGAAAAGTTCAGTAAAATGGGTATTGAGATCGAGGCGATAAAAACGTATCATAATGACCCTACCTCAATAGGATTCAAGATAAACACTAAAAACGGGATCATAACCTATATCAGTGATACATACTATAACACCCAGCTACATAAAGACATAACCGGCACGAGGGTATTGATTCTTGCCGTAACCAGGCCGTTAACATCTTCTATACCCTATCATTTGAACACAAACGATGCAGCGTTGATAGTGCAGGAATCCAGACCGGAACTGGCCATATTAACTCATTTTGGCATGAAGTTTCTTGCTGAAAATCCAGAATTTCAGGCCAGATACATCGAGAACAAAACTGGAGTTAAAACCGTTTCTGCTAGAGACTTGATGACTTTCAATATTCAAAAAGAGATCTCTATCTCCTGACCCTTTTAATCGGGCTGCCGCATATTGGGCACTCTTTATAGTATTTGTCAAAATATCTTGAACAACCAGTGCACTTATATTTCCATATTACTAGTTTTTTTATCTGGTTCATGCCAAAGTTCTGAAAATTGATGTTCATAAATTTAGCAACGTTCTGTATTGCATAATCGTTTGTAATTATTATTGCATTGTACTGTATAGCTGCTGCCAAAACTTCAATGTCCGTTTCTGACAGGTTCAGGAAATCATTGGTAATCTTTGCTGCGTCTTTAACCATTTTCACATATTTAGGGTCAGGTTCTACAATTTCTATATTTTCTATGTTCATGTCCAGATTTCGCTTAGCTTTCCCTTTTTTTATCTCTTCAAATACTTTTGCAGAGATCATCAATTTATTGGAATTTATCACAAAACCGGATAGTATGGCTGATGTGTCTAATATATATATCTCATCATTCATTTTTGCTCAAGCTCTTGGTCCATCGCGGTATATTTGATTCTAAACCTATCATATCCATTACTCTGCCAGACACCTGCTCTGTCAGATCTTCTATCGACTTTGGCTTAGTATAAAATGCGGGTGCTGCGGGAACGATCATAGCTCCTGCCAGAGACAGCTCATACATATTTTTTAGATGTATTGTGCTTAAAGGCATCTCTCTGAAAACTATTATTAATTTTCTCCGTTCTTTTAAGCTTACTGCTGCAGCTCTCGTAATTAAAGTATCTGCTATGCCGTTAGCAATCTTGGATATTGTAGAAACGCTTGCTGGCACTATTACCATTGTATCGATCTTGAAGCTGCCTGAAGAGACTGGAGCAGACAGGTCATTGTCATCATAACAATGATCTGCCAGTTTTCTAAATTTATCGATTTTCAAGTTCAATTCAAATTCTATCAACTCTTTAGCATGCTCAGATACAATTAGATGTTTTTCCTCCTTAATATTTTTAAGTAATGTATAGGCATATATAGCACCAGATGCACCTGATACCCCAATCAGTATTTTCATAATCTCACCATCTTTTGAGTATTCAATACCATCCAATAAGTTTTTTTATTTATTGCTGTAACAACATCAGAAAAGTATGTGTCGATAAGTACTCTAAACTTAAATTTTAATGAAATGTTAAATTGAGAATATGCAATAGATCTTATTATCATAGAAAAGATAATAGGCAATTCCAATATTTATTATTTTCTAATTGGTTTTTTTTCAAACGCATAATCAAAATCATATGTATAAAATTTTTATGCATTTACCGATTTAATAAAGTATAAATATATGCTACCATTAATCTTATTTATGGTTACTATTAAAAATAATGAAACAACTGTTCAGTTAGAAGATTATCTTCTTATTATTTTTGAGCTGGAAGAATCATATAACATTGCAAAATTAACCAAGATTGCAAATATTTTAAACCTTACTCCGGGGGCAGTCAATGATGAGCTTAAGAGATTGGAAAGGCAGAGATTAATAACTAAAGTGCCATATGTGGGTGTTAAACTGACAGACAAAGGATTAAAACGTGCAGTTCCACTAATAAGAAAGCATAGAATTGCAGAATCTTTAGTTTTTGATATACTTAAAGTTCCATGGAAAGATGCTCATAACATGGTCAAAAAGCTGGAGCATGGCATATCTGACGATCTAGAACCATATATTCTGGGAAAGCTCAAAACCACAGAAACTTGCCCGCACGGCAATCCGATACCATCCGCATCAAAACCATTTTCTCTATCAAACGAGCCGGCAATAAATGAAATTGAAGCAGGCAATAAAATTAAGGTGAAAAGAATAGTGTTTGAAGAGCCGCCAGTATTAGAGTATCTGGATTCTATAAAATTAAGGCCTGGAAACATTTATGAAATTGTCAAGTCTGATAAAAAAGGAGTAACTATCAAAGATGTTAGAGGTAATGACCATTTTCTGGATCTTTCGATAGCAAGGGTAATAAAGTGTGAAATTCTATGAATCCCATTACCAAAAAAAGACTGTTATTCCTGCTTTATTTTCTAGGTCCTGGCTGGGTAGCAATGATGGCTGATGTAGATGCACCAAGCGTGTTTACTGGCATTGTAGCAGGTGCTGAGTTCAAGTTTGCATTTATATCATTTTTATTAATTTTGATTATACCTTTGTATCTGTACCAGGAGGCGGTCGCAAGAATCGGAATACTGACCAAAAAAGGATTGGCAGAATTGATCAAGGAGAAATATGGAAAAGGCTGGTCTTTGTCTGTAGTAAGTACTATGTTTTTTATAAATATGTTATCGTATGTTGCTGAATTTGCAGGAATAAGCGCTGCAGGACTGATTTTCGGAGTGCCTATTGCAGTGTCCATAATAGTGGTGATTCTGGGGCATGCATTTATTGTGATCACTGGAAGTTATAAGAAAGTAGAAAACATATTGATATTCATATCGCTGCTGTTATTTATATTTATTATTACTGCGATTACAACCAGACCAAACGTTACGGAAATAGCAACAAGCTTGTTCAGTTTCAACCAGTTTCATAACATCAGCTTTGTTACAATGATCCTGGGATTGATAGGCGCCGTGATAATGCCATGGATGCTATTTTATCAGCAGGCTGCAGTGGTAGACAAGCATTTGAACATAATAGATCTGAAACATGAAAGACACGAGACCTTTATAGGCGCAGTAATAAGTGAGGTGTTGATGATCGCGATTGTTATTACTGCGGCAATGACTATCTATGGCAAATATCAGAATATAGGGATAATGAATCTGGCTCATCTGATCATACCGCTGGCTGGATCATTCTCTCCGTATTTGTTTGCCATTGGAATAATAGCTGCCGGATTTCTTGCGGGAGTGGTGGTTTCTCTGTCATCAGCATGGAGCATAAGCGAATATTTTGGATGGACTCACAGCCTTAATACTGCACCGCTAAAAGCTAAAAAATTTTATTTTATATATCTTGTCGAAATTTTGCCTGCGGCGTTAGTTCCTATTTTTTACAATGATCTAATCAATATTATTATAGACGTAATGGTTCTGAACGCCATAATTTTGCCGATATTAATCGTTTTTATAATCTTGATCAGCAGTAACAAGAATGTTATGCACGAGTTTGTGAACAGGTTGTGGAGATCGGTCCTGATGTGGTTATTTACTGCAGTGATTATCATAAGTACAGTTATATATATTATATTGTCTTTATAGATAATACTTATATACATTTGAAACATAAAGCCTCTAAATATGAAAATAGCGTTTGGAGTTTGTGCAATAGGGCTTGGACATGCAAGTAGATCCATACCGCTAATTAAAAAACTGGGCAATGAAGGGCATGAGATCACGATATTCAGTTATGGCAGAGCTTTGGAGCTTTTGAAAAAAGAGGTATCTGCAAAGTTTATAGAGTTTCGAGATTATCCATTGGAGTTTACCAGCAACCCAGACCTTTTTTTCCTTAATCTTCTTTTAGATTCACCGCTTCTGGTAACTTCGTTGTTTACAGAGCACGAACTGTTTTTAAAGTATCATGCAAAAGAAAAATATGATCTGATCATCTCCGATAATAGATATGGTATATTTGCTAAAGACGCACCTTCATTTTTAATAACCCATCAATTAAGAATATTAAATCCATATCGATTAAAGTTGCTTGAGGCTGGATCAATGTTATATAACAGATTTTTTGCGAATAGGTTCAAATACATTATAGTTCCAGACTTAGAGCAACATTCTCTATCTGGAGATCTTTCACATAATCTGAGATTCTTAGATCCTAAAAAAATAAAATATATAGGCCCAATATCATTCATATCAAAAAAGAGCGTAAATAAAGACATTGATCTATTAGTTTCAATATCTGGACCTGAACCACATCGATCGATATTTGAAAAACTGGTGTTAGAACAGCTTGAAGATCTTAAAGTCAATTATTTTGTTACTCTCGGTAAACCTGAAGAGCAAAACAACAAAGAAAATATCAGATCATACTTGAGTTTCGAAGAACGAGAATCGGTTTTTAACCGGGCAAAAATATTTATAACGAGATCTGGATATTCCACCATAATGGATTTATATATGATTGATGGAAAAGCACTTTTTGTACCTACTCCCATGCAGCCAGAACAAGAGTATCTAGCACAATATTTTACGCAACAAAACCTGTTTTATTCAGTACCCCAAAAAAATTTGGATCTGGAGAGAGACCTTAAAATTGCAAGCGGATATAAAGGCTTTGAAAACACTAATTATGAGCCTGATACATCAGTTCGTAGATTTTTGGACATAGTATTCGGAGACTGAACAAAAATGGAGAGAAAAAATATTAAGTATCTAGTGATCTCGATAGTAATAAGTTTGGTAGCCATAGTGATATTACTTTCCGGTACTTTTAACGTCAAATCTTTTGAGTATCTGCTGAGAATAAACCTTTATTTTGTATTATTGGCACTGTTGCTCCATTTCTTGTATTTTATGTTCTGGGCAGCAAGGATAAAAGTGATGAGCGGGTCATTGAACATGAGGCTCAAGTATTCAGATTCTCTGAAAATAGTTCTGGTGAACATATTTGCAGCCACAGTCACGCCCACAAACGTTGGCGGAGAGCCTGTAAGGATAAAGATGTTGATGGACAAAGGGTTCACTGGCGGAGATGCGACGGGGCTGGTGGTGAGCGAGAGGGTTATGGATGCGATATTTTTGCTTTCGATAGCTCCACTGTTGTTTTTTATATACAGCAGTTATAAAAACATGGTGATTATCTATTTTATATACGGATCCATATTAATTTTGATTCTGCTTATAATACTGTTCTTGCTGCTAGCGTTAAGGTTCAATTATTTTTACAGAAAGATGCATAAACTGGAAGGTGTGCTTAAGATATTCATAAAGAAAGAAGATAAGCGAAAAAAACTAATAAGCACATTAAAAGAAGAGTATATCAACTTTCATTATTCAGTCAACAACCTTTTTGTGAAAAACAGAAAGCGCTCAATATTAGTTTATTTTATAACTGCAGGGATGTGGCTGAGCGACTTTCTAATATTCTCAATAATACTATTGGCATTTGGGTTGAACCCGATTTGGATATACTCTATATTTGCACAGATATTAATAGTGTTCATATCCATGCTTCCGATAAGTCCCGGAGGAAGTGGAGTGGTAGAGTTTTCTGCAGCCATTATTTATGCGGTGCAGATTCCGGCGTACATGATAGGCATAGTGATACTGATATGGAGACTGATAGTGTTCTATTTTAACATAGCAATTGGTGCAGTATTTACAGCCCATTACTTTTCAACAGATCCCAAAAAAAAGAAAAGTTAAAATTATGCTAATCATTTAGTTAATAATGAGGTAACAATCATGAAATTTGAACTGATAAACATAAAAAAACCTCAAAAAGATACAAACGTTATAATCGGCACATCTCATTTTATCAAAAGCGTTGAAGATATCTATGAGGCACTGATAACAGCCATGCCAAACATAGCTTTTGCAGTAGCTTTTTGCGAGGCTTCTACTGACAGACTTGTAAGATTTGAGGGTACTGACAAAGAGCTTATAAAATATGCAATAGATAACGCTGTAGAGATAGGCTCAGGGCATTCATTTGTTATAATGCTAAAAGATGCTTATCCCATAAACGTGCTGAACAGGTTGAGAAAAGTTGATGAGGTTCTGAATATATTTGCAGCCACGTCCAACGATCTGCAGGTGCTGGTGGTAGAGTCGGAGCAGGGCAGGGGTATTGCAGGAGTGATTGACGGTGAGCCGCCCGTGGGCATTGAAAAAGTTGCAGATAAAAAAAAGAGAAAGAAGCTATTGAGGGATATTGGATATAAGTTCTGATCTGCCATGTTCCATGAAAACCTATATGATTTTGAATACGAGTATTATGATGATTTTTACCAATCATTCAGAGACGATGTGCAATTTTTAAAGAACATTATAAAGGATGGAGAGCGGATACTGGAACTCATGTGCGGAACTGGCAGAATTATCGAAGAATTTAAGGACCATGAAATATGGGGCATAGATAATAATGAGCATATGCTAATGATAGCCAGAGAGAAATTTAAAGGTTTGAAAAATGTGCATATTGAAAACCAGAACGTTTTGAATATTCATGATCTTGACAGATTTGATACAATAATAATACCTCTAAACTCGTTTTTATTATTTAGCAAAGATGAGCAACTGCAGATTCTGAAAAGCTGTAAAAATTTGCTGAGCGAAG encodes:
- a CDS encoding adenosine-specific kinase, with protein sequence MKFELINIKKPQKDTNVIIGTSHFIKSVEDIYEALITAMPNIAFAVAFCEASTDRLVRFEGTDKELIKYAIDNAVEIGSGHSFVIMLKDAYPINVLNRLRKVDEVLNIFAATSNDLQVLVVESEQGRGIAGVIDGEPPVGIEKVADKKKRKKLLRDIGYKF
- a CDS encoding UbiX family flavin prenyltransferase; translation: MKILIGVSGASGAIYAYTLLKNIKEEKHLIVSEHAKELIEFELNLKIDKFRKLADHCYDDNDLSAPVSSGSFKIDTMVIVPASVSTISKIANGIADTLITRAAAVSLKERRKLIIVFREMPLSTIHLKNMYELSLAGAMIVPAAPAFYTKPKSIEDLTEQVSGRVMDMIGLESNIPRWTKSLSKNE
- a CDS encoding metal-dependent transcriptional regulator — its product is MVTIKNNETTVQLEDYLLIIFELEESYNIAKLTKIANILNLTPGAVNDELKRLERQRLITKVPYVGVKLTDKGLKRAVPLIRKHRIAESLVFDILKVPWKDAHNMVKKLEHGISDDLEPYILGKLKTTETCPHGNPIPSASKPFSLSNEPAINEIEAGNKIKVKRIVFEEPPVLEYLDSIKLRPGNIYEIVKSDKKGVTIKDVRGNDHFLDLSIARVIKCEIL
- a CDS encoding divalent metal cation transporter, with the protein product MNPITKKRLLFLLYFLGPGWVAMMADVDAPSVFTGIVAGAEFKFAFISFLLILIIPLYLYQEAVARIGILTKKGLAELIKEKYGKGWSLSVVSTMFFINMLSYVAEFAGISAAGLIFGVPIAVSIIVVILGHAFIVITGSYKKVENILIFISLLLFIFIITAITTRPNVTEIATSLFSFNQFHNISFVTMILGLIGAVIMPWMLFYQQAAVVDKHLNIIDLKHERHETFIGAVISEVLMIAIVITAAMTIYGKYQNIGIMNLAHLIIPLAGSFSPYLFAIGIIAAGFLAGVVVSLSSAWSISEYFGWTHSLNTAPLKAKKFYFIYLVEILPAALVPIFYNDLINIIIDVMVLNAIILPILIVFIILISSNKNVMHEFVNRLWRSVLMWLFTAVIIISTVIYIILSL
- a CDS encoding class I SAM-dependent methyltransferase, whose amino-acid sequence is MFHENLYDFEYEYYDDFYQSFRDDVQFLKNIIKDGERILELMCGTGRIIEEFKDHEIWGIDNNEHMLMIAREKFKGLKNVHIENQNVLNIHDLDRFDTIIIPLNSFLLFSKDEQLQILKSCKNLLSEDGKIIVDILNGFPYFEHMVYHGDTIRKGNKIISRFFVPTIDRDFANILYFYDIFEDKNYAREYASIRLRIMYLKDMQILTELSGLKINKVFGNYVGGRYTDDSERLITLLKVKL
- a CDS encoding flippase-like domain-containing protein, whose amino-acid sequence is MERKNIKYLVISIVISLVAIVILLSGTFNVKSFEYLLRINLYFVLLALLLHFLYFMFWAARIKVMSGSLNMRLKYSDSLKIVLVNIFAATVTPTNVGGEPVRIKMLMDKGFTGGDATGLVVSERVMDAIFLLSIAPLLFFIYSSYKNMVIIYFIYGSILILILLIILFLLLALRFNYFYRKMHKLEGVLKIFIKKEDKRKKLISTLKEEYINFHYSVNNLFVKNRKRSILVYFITAGMWLSDFLIFSIILLAFGLNPIWIYSIFAQILIVFISMLPISPGGSGVVEFSAAIIYAVQIPAYMIGIVILIWRLIVFYFNIAIGAVFTAHYFSTDPKKKKS
- a CDS encoding glycosyltransferase family protein; this translates as MKIAFGVCAIGLGHASRSIPLIKKLGNEGHEITIFSYGRALELLKKEVSAKFIEFRDYPLEFTSNPDLFFLNLLLDSPLLVTSLFTEHELFLKYHAKEKYDLIISDNRYGIFAKDAPSFLITHQLRILNPYRLKLLEAGSMLYNRFFANRFKYIIVPDLEQHSLSGDLSHNLRFLDPKKIKYIGPISFISKKSVNKDIDLLVSISGPEPHRSIFEKLVLEQLEDLKVNYFVTLGKPEEQNNKENIRSYLSFEERESVFNRAKIFITRSGYSTIMDLYMIDGKALFVPTPMQPEQEYLAQYFTQQNLFYSVPQKNLDLERDLKIASGYKGFENTNYEPDTSVRRFLDIVFGD
- a CDS encoding MBL fold metallo-hydrolase; the protein is MSKLIFLGTGGGRYVTFHQTRATGGIYLKSDLNIHIDPGPGSLIQLKKAKIDPTKTDLLLVSHAHTDHVSDAAVLIEAMTNGGLIRHGKLICSKSVVEQCSSITSFHKKIIDYLVLENGEKFSKMGIEIEAIKTYHNDPTSIGFKINTKNGIITYISDTYYNTQLHKDITGTRVLILAVTRPLTSSIPYHLNTNDAALIVQESRPELAILTHFGMKFLAENPEFQARYIENKTGVKTVSARDLMTFNIQKEISIS
- a CDS encoding 4Fe-4S binding protein; protein product: MNKTPNRDGTGPYGKGPISGRRRGNCYQRSGKDLDYSRNKSLKGKITAHIDNDKCIKCMKCVSVCPEKAIEGTIKKYTKVREEICKGCGECIKVCPVNAISLHEFKGSDRSISEDRINVDNVNAEESLIEKKKMLEEKIRQIKEKINSI